In Fusarium falciforme chromosome 10, complete sequence, a single genomic region encodes these proteins:
- a CDS encoding Homeobox domain-containing protein, translated as MGHTMASWKGDWGFDASILEMVENAIPPYLISTERSSPFPFRGSGTAANSPRTAYELLSLELMHFMENHFEETGALPGNADIQLEACRIIFASEVLSSMEEPEANPPSSWLRDIITSNPSLSQQALFGPIRSRRENKLSSLEIKGKKNLFEGCPLEAELRTLVETKQMLGQTTIENDELQHEACRVVKTIETVASKQSYDLVANWLVKMILESSHWLDGFRQRMHLPPAESPESSSQPLILSADGLLCESSQCILTAANNEGNSSAFMSESRTGQPFWTETSPYMLNDSNFHERLGRELRRWVSSTMSPRNPQCHIPTDEELRHQARWIAYGDDDPWNQTHADNPEWLERFKQSVGIP; from the exons ATGGGGCATACTATGGCAAGTTGGAAAGGGGACTGGGGGTTTGATGCTTCAATTCTCGAGATGGTCGAAAATGCGATCCCACCTT ATCTTATTAGTACCGAGAGGAGCTCTCCCTTCCCTTTTAGGGGCAGTGGCACGGCGGCGAACTCTCCTCGGACTGCATATGAACTCTTAAGCTTAGAGTTGATGCACTTTATGGAGAATCATTTCGAAGAAACTGGAGCACTGCCAGGCAATGCTGACATACAACTCGAGGCGTGTCGCATTATTTTTGCATCCGAGGTCTTGTCGTCCATGGAAGAGCCTGAAGCAAACCCACCTTCATCTTGGCTACGAGACATCATCACTTCAAACCCCAGCCTGTCTCAGCAAGCGCTATTCGGACCTATCCGATCACGACGAGAGAATAAGCTTTCATCTCTGGAAATCAAAGGAAAGAAGAACCTCTTTGAAGGATGTCCCCTTGAGGCTGAATTACGCACGCTTGTTGAAACCAAGCAAATGTTGGGCCAAACGACTATTGAGAATGATGAGCTTCAACACGAGGCTTGTCGAGTAGTCAAGACGATAGAGACTGTCGCCTCAAAGCAGTCATATGATCTAGTGGCTAATTGGTTGGTCAAGATGATTCTCGAATCCAGTCACTGGTTAGATGGCTTTAGGCAACGTATGCATCTTCCACCTGCGGAATCACCAGAATCGTCGAGCCAGCCGCTAATACTCTCTGCCGATGGACTTCTCTGCGAGTCGAGCCAATGCATTTTGACAGCTGCCAACAACGAAGGCAATTCATCTGCCTTTATGTCCGAATCTAGGACTGGCCAACCATTCTGGACTGAAACAAGTCCTTACATGCTCAATGACTCCAATTTTCACGAGCGCTTGGGAAGGGAATTGCGTCGTTGGGTATCTTCCACCATGTCTCCACGAAACCCTCAATGTCATATCCCAACAGACGAAGAACTGCGGCATCAAGCACGCTGGATAGCATATGGGGA TGACGACCCATGGAACCAAACGCATGCAGATAACCCCGAATGGTTAGAAAGATTCAAGCAGAGCGTCGGTATTCCCTAA
- a CDS encoding Catabolic 3-dehydroquinase 1 — MGQSILLINGPNLNLLGTREPHIYGHTTLKDLEASCKEHAQSLGADLQSFQSNTEGSIIDRIHEARGKINVIIINPAGYTHTSVAIRDALAGVDIPFIELHISNTHTREKFRHHSYLSDKAAAVIMGFGVHGYKYAIDHAVRNL, encoded by the coding sequence ATGGGCCAATCCATCCTCCTAATCAACGGgcccaacctcaacctcctgGGCACCCGCGAACCCCATATCTACGGCCACACCACCCTGAAGGACCTGGAGGCAAGCTGCAAGGAGCATGCCCAGTCTCTAGGAGCTGATTTGCAGTCCTTCCAGTCCAACACAGAGGGTTCCATCATCGACCGCATTCATGAAGCGAGGGGCAAGATCAACGTTATAATCATCAACCCTGCTGgatacacacacacaagcGTCGCCATCCGGGACGCCCTAGCTGGGGTAGATATTCCGTTCATTGAGTTGCACATCAGCAATACGCACACAAGGGAGAAGTTTCGGCATCACAGCTACCTTAGCGAtaaggcggcggcggtgatcATGGGGTTTGGGGTGCATGGGTATAAATATGCCATTGATCATGCTGTGAGGAATTTGTAG
- a CDS encoding Shikimate dehydrogenase has translation MDFDTPTQSSNLGLHDGSVTNSEATPSEIQAVESAKQFYIFGYNISHSLSPALHNAGFQALNLPYHYQIHESEQVDENVKEITSRPDFGGASVTFPHKLQIGSLLDSVSPLGDKIGAINTVVVKESGGERILHGDNTDWIGIKRCVAKVGVQDLQSSAAVVLGAGGAARAACYAVQTLGIQELIIVNRTISKAKDLASQFSELRTRTFSSLEEAAAVEDAAIRVIIGCVPADDLGEDKIPGGLFEAEKGVLVEMAYRPQVTGLMTVARRHLGWKIYKGVDVLEEQAYAQFELWTGKPAPVEVMRAAMQAKLRANI, from the coding sequence ATGGATTTCGATACTCCCACGCAGTCGAGCAACCTCGGTCTTCATGATGGATCTGTGACAAACTCTGAGGCCACACCATCAGAAATCCAGGCTGTCGAATCAGCAAAGCAGTTCTACATCTTTGGCTACAACATCTCCCACTCTTTATCTCCCGCCCTCCACAACGCCGGATTCCAAGCCCTCAACCTTCCGTACCACTACCAGATCCACGAAAGCGAACAAGTCGACGAGAATGTAAAGGAGATCACCAGCCGCCCAGACTTTGGCGGCGCCTCGGTGACCTTCCCGCACAAGCTTCAGATTGGCAGCCTTTTGGATTCCGTCTCCCCTCTGGGAGACAAGATCGGGGCCATCAACACTGTCGTTGTCAAAGAGTCGGGGGGGGAGAGGATACTGCACGGGGATAATACAGATTGGATCGGCATTAAGAGATGTGTTGCGAAAGTAGGAGTCCAAGATCTGCAGTCGTCTGCAGCGGTGGTGCTTGGTGCAGGAGGAGCTGCCAGGGCGGCATGCTATGCTGTCCAGACCCTAGGCATACAGgagctcatcatcgtcaacaggACGATCTCAAAGGCGAAGGACCTAGCCTCTCAGTTCTCCGAGTTACGGACTCGAACGTTCTCGTCTCTAGAGGAGGCCGCCGCGGTGGAGGATGCAgctataagagttattataggGTGCGTACCCGCGGATGATCTCGGAGAGGACAAGATCCCCGGCGGGCTgttcgaggccgagaagggaGTTCTGGTAGAGATGGCGTATAGGCCGCAGGTGACGGGGTTGATGACGGTGGCGAGGAGACACCTAGGGTGGAAGATCTACAAGGGGGTTGATGTGTTGGAGGAGCAGGCGTATGCGCAGTTTGAGCTATGGACGGGGAAGCCGGCTCCGGTGGAGGTGATGAGGGCGGCGATGCAGGCGAAGCTGAGGGCGAATATTTAG